From one Plectropomus leopardus isolate mb chromosome 8, YSFRI_Pleo_2.0, whole genome shotgun sequence genomic stretch:
- the asb14b gene encoding dynein axonemal heavy chain 12, which yields MNTETEDDFYQSEDDLDEDEAMQYIIEQSLIQYRKLKGLNPSDLKPSEDPDEIFKAIKEGDEDALNRLAVQPETLSRVDERGWIPLHEAASQENKRILEIIFSASPPGAAQCRTLKGETPLFLTVVHGLRENATFLLQNGCSPDLQNDEQDSPLVAAILNDQYDLATLLLRYNAKVDQTGPLSRTALHECAFLGLDNFVYLLLDSGANPNACDIKKKTPLALAAHNGHLNVVEVLLQKGASVFCESESGTVLFDAAASGNPDVISLLLEYGADPNQPLYSGHLPIHRVAYHGHILALEHLIPVTKLEAVKESGMSPLHSAAAGGHARCVEMLLKAGYDPNFMLHPRVRRNYDDERRSALFFAVSNNDLQCTRLLLEAGAMVNQDPINCLQVALRQGNYELINTLLKAGANVNYYSRVNTTHFPSALQYALKDEVMLRMILNHGYDVKRCFDCPYGNTSHDYGPWTTSVIKDMVFCEVITVSWLKHLSAQVVRIMLDYTDHVSLCTKLKETLEEQKQWPEICHIQRNARSLKHLCRLRIREHLSQLRLKGPVFINFLPLPPRLKDYLRYKEFDVYSRGSMVNP from the exons atgaacacagagacagaagatgACTTTTATCAATCGGAGGATGACTTGGATGAAGATGAGGCAATGCAATATATAATTGAACAAAGTCTGATTCAATATAGAAAGCTCAAAGGATTGAATCCAAG TGACCTGAAACCAAGTGAAGACCCTGATGAGATTTTCAAAGCAATCAAAGAAG GTGATGAAGATGCCCTGAACAGACTGGCAGTGCAACCAGAGACCTTGTCCAGAGTTGATGAACGAGGATGGATCCCGCTGCATGAGGCTGCATCACAGGAGAATAAAAGGATACTCGAGATTATCTTCTCAG CATCACCTCCAGGTGCAGCCCAGTGTCGTACTCTAAAGGGTGAGACACCGCTGTTTCTGACTGTGGTTCATGGACTAAGAGAGAACGCTACATTCCTGTTACAGAACGGTTGTAGCCCAGATCTACAGAATGATGAGCAGGACTCTCCATTAGTGGCAG CTATTCTGAATGACCAGTACGACTTGGCCACACTGTTGCTTCGCTACAATGCCAAAGTAGACCAAACAGGACCACTCAGCAGGACAGCTCTACATGAGTGTGCTTTTTTAGGTCTGGATAACTTTGTCTATCTGCTCCTTGATTCTGGTGCAAACCCAAATGCATGCGACATCAAAAAGAAAACTCCACTGGCTCTAGCTGCACATAATGGACATCTGAACGTGGTGGAGGTCCTGTTACAGAAAG GGGCCAGTGTGTTTTGTGAATCAGAGTCAGGCACTGTCTTGTTCGATGCAGCAGCATCAGGAAACCCTGATGTCATCTCCCTGCTGCTGGAATATGGAGCAGATCCCAACCAACCTCTTTACAGTGGCCACCTCCCAATTCACCGTGTGGCCTACCATGGACACATACT GGCACTGGAGCACCTCATCCCAGTCACTAAACTGGAAGCTGTAAAGGAAAGTGGGATGAGTCCTCTCCATTCTGCAGCTGCTGGGGGACATGCTCGTTGTGTGGAGATGCTGCTCAAAGCTGGTTACGATCCAAACTTCATGCTGCACCCAAGGGTGCGTCGCAACTATGATGATGAGCGCAGGTCTGCCCTCTTTTTTGCTGTGTCCAACAATGATCTCCAGTGCACCCGCTTGCTGTTAGAGGCTGGAGCAATGGTGAACCAGGATCCTATCAACTGTTTGCAGGTGGCTCTTAGACAGGGCAACTATGAACTGATCAACACGCTGCTGAAAGCTGGGGCAAATGTAAACTACTACTCCCGTGTCAACACCACTCACTTCCCCTCAGCACTACAGTACGCTTTGAAAGACGAGGTCATGCTGAGAATGATTCTGAACCATGGTTATGATGTAAAGCGCTGCTTTGACTGTCCGTATGGCAACACTTCCCATGACTATGGTCCTTGGACGACCTCAGTCATCAAAGACATGGTG TTTTGTGAGGTGATAACAGTGTCCTGGCTGAAGCACTTATCTGCTCAGGTGGTGCGCATCATGCTCGACTACACCGACCACGTCTCCTTGTGCACCAAACTTAAGGAAACCTTGGAGGAACAGAAACAGTGGCCAGAGATCTGCCACATTCAGA GAAATGCACGGAGCCTGAAGCATCTGTGTCGGCTGCGGATAAGGGAGCATCTCAGCCAACTGCGCTTGAAAGGCCCGGTTTTCATCAacttccttcctcttcctcctcggcTGAAGGATTACCTACGCTACAAGGAGTTTGATGTGTACAGCAGGGGCAGCATGGTTAACCCATAG